Below is a genomic region from Jiangella gansuensis DSM 44835.
GCGCTGCAGCATCCGCCGCGCGGTGCGCAGCTGGACCCCGAGCCCGTCGGCGATGTCGCGGGTGGTGAGCGGGCGGTCGCCGCTGGCCGCGGTGATCTCGCGCAGGCGGTCGAGGGTGGCCACCGACAGTCCCACCCGGCTGGCGACGACGGCCCGGCTCTGCTCGGACACCGGAGCCTCGGCCGGCGCCACGGCCTCCAGCAGGATGTCGACGTCGTTGCGCGAGGACACCACCGCGGCGACGTCGCCGTGGTTGCGCGCGCGGGCCAGCGCGCGGCGGGCCAGCCGCTCGGCCTCGGCTCCGCTGTGCCCGAGACCGAAGCCGATGCGGACGACGTCGTGCCGGGGGCTCAGCCGGTGCAGCAGCGGCAGCGCGGTGAATCCGTGCGACGCGTCGTGCAGTGGCCCGCGGGTGGTGACGATGAGGGACATGGTGTCGGAATACCGGGACAGCGAACCGCCGAGCATGCCGACCTCGCGGGCTAGGTCGGCATGGTCGTTCGCCGTGGCCGGGCTGAGTTCGACCAGCCCCAGCGCCACCTGGGAGTCCTCCTGGATCTGGCTGGTGGCGGTCAGCAGCAGCTGGCGCAGCGCACCACGCACAGACTGCGGCGACGGCGCCAGCCGGAACGCCGGCAGCTCGCCGGCGAGCTCGTCGTGCACCGACGCCAGGCAGGTGACGGCGACGGCCCCGGGGTGGCGGGCGACATGACGGCGGTGGAACGCGACGAAGTCGGCCGCCGTGGCACCGGGCCGGTAGGGCATGGTGCGCACGCCGCCGGTCGGGACGCCCGCATCGGTCAGGGTGTCGTGGACCTGCGCGGTGTCGAGGGTGTCGACCGACAGCGCCGTCACGTCGGAGCCGTCGCGCAGCAGCCGCACCAGTGCCTGCAGCAGGGTCGAACCGCTGTAGTCGACGAACGTCGCCGGGCGGGTCAGCGCCTCGTGCGCGATGGTGTACGGGACGATGCCGGTGAACAGCCAGGCGTCGACGCCGGATGCATGAGTGGTGACCAGGCCGGGCGCCTGGGTCTCGTGGTCGTAGTCGAACCGGTGCACGCGTACGCCGGCCTGCTCCTCGCACACGGCCGCGACGCTGTCGACCAGGTCATGCGGGCCGACGACGCCGATCGAGGTGTCCATGCGACCACTTTAACCAGCCGTCCACCATTTCGGGCGGGGCCGATACGATGTACGTACCCGAAAAGGAGCTGACACCAACCGTGGACGTCCTCGCGATCGACGGCGGCAACCCGATCCGGCCCGCCGACAGGCCGCTGCCGTCGGCCACCGACCCCGCCGGGCGGACCTTCGGCCCGGAAGAGGAAGCCGCCGCTGTGCGGGTGCTGCGCAGCGGCATGCTCTCCGGCGTGTGGGGGAGCGAGGTGCCGGCCCTCACGACGCAGTTCGCCCAACTCGTGGGTTCGCCTCATGCCGTCGCGTGCAGCAGCGGCACCGCCGCCCTGCACCTGGCCGTCGCCGCCGTCGACCCCGACCCGGGTGACGAGATCATCCTCCCGCCCATCTCCGACATGGGCACCGTCGCCCCGGTGATCGCGCAGAACGCCGTCCCGGTGTTCGCCGACGTCGACCCCGCCACCGGCAACATCGACCCGTCGTCGGTGGCCGCGCTCATCGGGCCGCGCACCCGCGCCGTCATCGCCGTCCACCTGTTCGGCAAACCGGCCGCGGTGGAGCGGCTGCGGGCGATCACCGACCGCGCCGGCATCACCCTGATCGAGGACTGCGCCCAGGCGTACCTGGCCCCGGTGCGCCCGGGGGAGCCCGACGGACCGCTTGTCGGCACCGTCGGACAGCTGGGCTGCTTCAGCCTGCAGCAGTACAAGCACGTCACCACCGGCGACGGCGGCCTGGTCACCACCGCCGACCCGGAGCTGGCCGCCCGGATGCGCCGGTTCGCCGACAAGGGTTGGCCCCGCGAGACCGGCGAGCGCGCGTACCTCTCCTTCGCGCTGAACTACCGGATGACCGAGCTGGTCGCGGCGGTGGCTCGCGAGCAGCTGCGCAAGCTGCCCGGTGTGGTGGAGCGCCGGCGGGTCACCGCGGCCGAGGCGACGAAGCGGCTGGCCGGGCTGACCGGGCTCGGCCTGCCGGCTGACATCGGCGACCACGTCTACTGGTACTACCCACTGCTGGTCGAGGGCCTCGACGAGGCCGGGCTGGCCCGGTACGCCGCCGCGCTGAGCGCCGAGGGCGTCCCGGCCGTCGGCGGCTACCTCGCCCGCCCGCTGTACGCCGAGCCGGTGTTGCGTGAGGCGCGCACGTACGGCACCTCCGGCTACCCGCTGCGCGACCGGGCCGGCTACCCGGACGGGTTGTGCCCGGTGGCGGAGGACCTGGTCTACCGTCGCCTCGTGGTGGTGCCTTGGAACGAGAACTACACCGCGGCCGACGTCGACGACATCGCCGCGGCGATCGCGAAGGTCCACGCGGCGGTGGCGCCGTGAACGGTGAGCTCCTCGACTGCGACCTGCTCATCGGCCGCGACATCCGCACCGCCGTCCGGGTCACCGCCGGCGAGCTGGCCGCCACGCTGGCCGGCACCCGCATCTCCGGCGGTGTGGCCGGCTCGCTGCGGGCGTTGCTGTTCGACGCACCGAGCGGCAACGACGAGGCGGCCGCGGCCGCTGCGGACCACGGATGGTGGCCGGCCGCCGGCGTGGACCTGCGCGACCCGTTGACCGCGCTGGCCGAAGTGGAACGGGCGGCCGCCGCCGGGGTGCGGGCGATCCGGCTGGCACCGGCGCGCCAGGAGGTGCCGCCGACGGTGCCGGGCCTGCGCGCCGTCGTCGCGGCGGCGGTGGCGCACGGGCTACTGGTGCTCGCCGAGGGCGACCTCCGGCTGGTCGGGCCCGCGCTGCGCGGTCTCGGTGCGCGGGTCGTCTTCCTGGACGCCCACTTCTACCACCTGGGCGACTTCATCCTGCTGGCCCGCGAGGAGCCCGGCTTCCACGCCTCCACCCGGCTGCTCGGCAACCCGGACGGCTGGGAGCTCGTGGCCGGCTCGGTGGGTGCCGAACGGCTGGTGTTCGGCAGCCGGCCCGGCTGGTTCGAGGCCGGCGCCGTGCTGGCCCGGCTGGACACCGCGCGGCTGTCCCCGTCCGAACTGGACCTGGTGACGGGGCAGAACCTACGCCGGCTGCTGGAGGGGGCATCGTGATCGTCGACGTGCACGGCCACTGGGGCCCGTGGTTCTTCTCCAGCGATGTCGGTGACGCCGCCGAGAACCTGCGCGTCATGGACACCTATGGCATCGACGTGCAGCTCGTGTCGGCCGTCGAGGCGGTCGTCTACGACCCGTCGAGCGGCAACGAGGCCTTGATCCCGGTGCTGCGCGCACAGCCGCGGCTACGCGGGCTGTTCGTCGTCGACCCGCGTGATCTCGACCTCGCCGCGCGGCAGCTGGCCGAGCTGCTGCCGACGGGGTTGTTCGTCGGCGCGAAGATCCACACCCACTACGCCGGCACACCCGGTGGCGCACCGGGCATGGCCGCGGCGCTGGAGCTGCTGGCCACACACGACCTGCCCGCGCTGGTGCACACGTGGGGCGAGGAGGTCGTCGGCCTGGCCGACGTCGTGGCCGCGGTGGAGGGCGCCCGGGTAGTGGCAGCACATCTCGGCGGGCCGGCCTGGCCGCTGGTCCCCGAGGCGGCCGAGCGGACCGACCGATTGTGGTTCGAGCCGTGCTGGTCCACCCCCGCCGCCGGCCGGGTGCGCTGGGTGCTGGACCGCATCGGCGCGCACCGGCTGATGTTCGGCAGCGACGCCACCCTGATCGACCCGTCGGTCACGCTCGCCGCGGTACAGGCGGCGGAACTCACCCCCGCCGAGGAGGAGCTCGTCATGTGGCGCAACGCCGTGGACGTCTTCCGCCTGCCGCCCCCGAAATGATCACGTCCACCATGGGTGTTCCCGCCGCACCAGGAATGCTTGCCTGCTGAAGCGGGAACTCGCCTGAGGGTGTCGGGGCCGCCGCGCCACACGCACCCTGGCAGACTGGACGACGACCAACCAGGAGGCCGCCGTGCGCACCGTCGAACCCGAAGTCCACCTCATCGCCCGTCCCGATTTCGACTACGACGAGGTCGCCCGCTACCTCGCCGACGTGGGCGGCGAGAACTGGCTGGAACGGGTCGACCGCGGCGAGCTCGACGACGCGCAGAACCTAGCCGAGTTCGCCGGGCGCATCTGCTACCGGTCGTGGGAGCCGGGGCTGAACCCGAACGTCAGCCGCATCCGCAGCGACCAGACGCAGTACCTGCAGAACATCCTGTCCAGCGCCCACGGCTCCGTCCTCGAGCACGTCAACTTCTCGTTCGTGCTCCACAACGTCAGCCGCGTCGCCACCCACGAGCTCGTCCGGCACCGCGCCGGCGTCGCCGTCTCGCAGGAGTCGCTGCGCTTCGTCCGTCTCGACGACCTCCCGTTCTGGTTCCCCGAGTGGGCCCGCGAGGACGACGAGCTGATGAAGCGCGCCACCGCGCTGCTGGATCAGATGGAGCAGTTCCAGCTCTGGATGGCCGAGCACTTCGGGCTGGACGAGGAGGGCGTGAAGTTCAGCGAGAAGAAGGCGAAGACCTCCTTCATGCGCCGCTTCGCCCCGGAAGGCGTGGCCACCGGTTTGGTGTGGACGGCGAACGTGCGCACGCTGCGGCACGTCATCGAGAACCGCACCGCACCGGGCGCGGAGGAGGAGATCCGCCTGCTGCTCGGCAAGGTCGGCGACATCATGGTCAAGGAAGCGCCGGCGCTGTTCGGCGACTACACCGTCGAGGAGGGCGTGTGGACGCCCGGCTGGCGGAAGGTCTAAGGCCGTCCGGCGCCGTCTGACGCGGTCGGACGCCCCCGCCTCGCCCGGGCGTGTTCCCGCGGCAACAGGCAAGCATTCCTGGTACGGCGGGAACACCCATGGTGGACGTGATCATTCGGGGGCCAGGACGCGGGCCGGCTTCCAGCCGAGAACGTGCTGGGTGTCGTCGGGGACGACGGAGGTGCCGGCGACGTCCGCGGTGGCGGTGAAGGCGCGGTACGGCCCGGTGTAGGCCAGCGCGCAATCGATCGCGCCGGCCAGGTCGCTGGTGGCCAGGGTCGCGATGGGGGTGCGGCCGTCGCGCATGGTCATGGGCCGCGGAGGCGTCCCTTCGGGCGCGCGCCACAGTGGCCAGTCGGCGTCCGGGGTGGGGTAGATCAGCCGCAGCGAACAGGCGGTGATGCCCAACTCGGGGGCCAGCGCGCGCACCACCTGCTCGCCCAGCCGCTTGGTCAGCCCGTACGGCTGCACGGCGTCCGGGGTGGCGGCCAGCGGATCGATGACGTCGGTGCCGTAGCGCCGGAACACCGACATGGTGCTGATGTGCACGAACGCGCGGACGCCCGCGGCCGCCGCCAGCGACATCGCCAGGTGCAAGGATGCGACGTTGACCTCGTAGGCGGCGTGAACGGTGGCCGGGTCGTACTGCTCGGCGCGCGGCACGACCGCGGCCATGTGCACGACGCCGTCGACGCCGTCCACCCCACGGGCGACGTCGTCGGCGGAACGGGCATCGCCCTCGAGCCATTCGACGCCGTCCGCGGAGACCGGCCGCCGGTCGAGGACCCGCACCCTGTGGCTGCCGGCCAGGTGCGGGACGGTGTGGCTGCCCACCATGCCGGAGCCGCCGATCACCAGTACGTTCATGCCAGTTCCCTTCCGCGGATCATCGCGCCCGGATGCGCGCGATCACAGCGTCGCACACTGGCCGGTGCGCGAGCCGCGGACCTCGTTCGCGACACCGTCGTCGGTGGGCGGTTCGGCATTGCCGGAGCACGACAGCGACCCGGTGATGGTCGTTCCGGACACGACCGGCGCCGGCGCCGGGCTGTCGTCGATGGTCACCGAACCCCTGATGGTCGTGCCGACGATCTCCACCGGCGAGGCGCCCCGCACGGTGATCGACCCGGTGACGGAGCCGCCGCTGACCCGCAGTCCGGCGCCGGCGCCGACGGTCACCGACCCGAGCACCCGCGCGTCGGTGAGGCACAGGGTGCCGGAGCCGGCCACCAGGGCGCCGCGATGGGTGCCGGTGACGGTCGTCGTGCAGCGCGGGGTGTAGCGCAACAGCTCGTGTCCGGAGGAGAGGTAGACGTCGCCGCTCGAGTGCGCCGCCAGGTGGGACACCGTGCCGGTGTGCAGGATGGTGCTGGCCAGCGTGGCCGGGTCGATCCCGACCAGGCGGCGGTTCCCGGGGGTGGCGTAGAGGTGCCCGTCGACGGGGTTGAACACGAGATCGCCGGAGCTGCTGGTGGACGAGCCCAGGCTCACGCGTTCCACGACCTGTGCCGTCGCGACGTCGATGGCGAACAGCTGATCGCCGGAGATGCCCCACAGGCGGCCGTCCGCGTCGAACGTGAGCGCGCCGATGCTGGGCTTGCCGGGCGCGGCCGGAAGCTCCCACAGCAGTTCCCGGTCGGCCACCGACCAGGCGAAGACGGTCGCCTCCGGCTGGGTCGGCGGGGTGGCGCTCTGGCCGCCGTAGATGCTGGTGGAGCCGTAGACGACGCCGTCGCGGTAGGTGAGCGCGACGATGCTCTCGTCCGTCACGAGGTTCCGTTCGGCGTGCACCAGCTCGCCGGTGCCGGCGTCGTACAGCGCGAACACCCCACCCAGCTCACCCAGGTCCGGCATGGTGCCCACGGCCAGGTGGTTGCCGGCCGATGCCAGCGCGCGGGGACGGATCTGCCGGTCGGCCGCGAAGTCGAAGAGTCGCCGCGGATTGTCGGCGACGCCGGGATCGGGCGACGGCGAGTACTCCGGGCTGTGCCACGGCAGGGCGGGGTCGTAGGCGTAGACGCGCGCCTCCGGGTAGGCGCCGATGTACAGCCTGCCGGCGTGCTGGGTCATCGCCTCGCTCTGCGAGAAGGTGTGGAACTCCTCGCGCTCGCCGGTGTCCGGGTCGATCGCGGCGAAGCCGCCGTTGAGGAATCCGCCGGCGTAAATCCGCCCGTCGGGACCCTCGGACAGCGCGGTGATGTCGATGGGTTCGCCCTCGATCGTGGTCTGGACGAACGAGTGGGCGCCGGTGGCGGGGTTGTACCGGAACATCAGGCCGCGCCAGAGCAGCCCGACGATGCTGCGCCCGGGATAGTCCGGCAGGCCGAGCTCGGCCCAGCCGATGCCCCGGGTGTTCGCGACCCGGCCCGTGACGGGCATGCCGGTGGCGGCGACGCTGCCGTCGCGCGGGTCGTAGCGCACCAGCTCGCCGCCGGCGATCAGGTGGACGCGGCCTTCGTCGTCGGCCGGGGAGGGCTCCAGACCGTGAGCGGCATCGATCCGGTCGACCCAGGTGCCGGCGGTGATGTCCCAGACGAACAGGGGGCTCGGCGACGCGCTGCCGAAGCGGACGTACAGGTGGTCGCCCACGACGTCGACGTCGTACGCCCAGGCCGTGCTGAGGTCGATGCCGTCCGGCGGCGGCAGCGCGACGGTGGCGCCGGTCGCCCGGTCGACCTGGAAGACGGCACCGGGGTTCTCGGTGCCGGCGAAGACCGAGTCACCGTGCACGGCGACACTGCGCACATAGCTGTGGGTGTCAGACAGCCGCCCGTAGTCGCGGAAGGCGCCGGTGGCCGGGTCGAAACCGAAGAGCTTGCCGCCCGGTGACGTGCCGCCGTATACCCGGCCGTCGGGAGCCACCGAGACGTCCCAGACGAAGGTCTCGCCGGCGACGGGGTTGCCCAGCGCCTCCACCCCGTTCGCCGCGGTCCATCGATACAGGCCGGCGTCGCCGTACGTGCCGACGTAGACCTCGCCGTCCGGGCCTGCGTCGACGGCCCACGAGCCGCCGGCGCCGGGGAGGTCGAACCGGCCGATCGCCGTGCCGGTGGCCGGATCGACGGCGTTGAGGTGCGCGGGCACGCCGGATGACGCGCTCCAGAGGGCCGCCGGTTCGCCGCCGGGTCCGGGTGCGACGGTGCCGCCGATGAGCAGGACGTCCTGCAGCGGCGTGCCGAGCGAGGTGACGTCTCCGGAGAGGGTGCCGTCCGCGGCAGACGCGGGCCCAGCGGATTCGGCGGGCTCGGCGGCCGGTGCGGCGGCGGCACCCGCGGTCGCGACGACCGCGAGGACGGCGACGGCCGAACCGGACAGGAGTGTTCTCATGCCGTGACCTCCGGTGGGGGACGGGGCGGTGCTCCGGAGGGTAGCGATCCTCACGATATCGGGCAAGGCCGTAATCACGAATCAGCTCAGGACACGTCGGGGTCTTGCCGACATCTGGGCCCGCCTGCCAGGATGACGCATGAAACGGGCGGGACCGAAACTCTGTCGTTGACGATCCTGATGCATGAGGAGGCCGGATGAACCGGAACCGAACGCCACTCGCCGTGGCGCTGGCGGTGGTCGCGTCGTTCCTGACGATAGTGCCGCCTGCGGCGGCCCAGACACCGGCCCAGGCGCCGGTGCGGGGCGCGGAGGAGTCGCTGGGGTATCCCATCGCCAGCCGGGTGCTGTCGCAGGACCAGTCGCAGGGCGTCGACGCCGAGGGCAGGCCGCAGGCGTACTGGGTGACGGCCGGCAACAACGAGATGCCGGGGATGTTCCAGGTCACTGACATCCGCAGCGGCGAGGTGGTCTTCGGCGAGCGGCTCCCGTCGGGCGCCAACAGCTGGGCCAGCACCTTCAACACCGTCGACGGCACCGTCTACTTCGGCATGACCGAGGGGGACATGTACTCCTGGACGCCCGGTGACGACGCCGTCACCGCGCTCGGAGTCCCATACGCCGGCGAAGGCATCTGGCGACTGGCCGCCGCACCGGACGGCATCGTCTACGGCGGCACCTACCCCGGCGGCGAACTGTTCTCCTACGATCCCGCCACCGGCGAGTTCACGAACCACGGCCAGGCCGTGCCGGGGGAGACGTACGCCCGATCGCTGGCGGTGGACGAGGACAGCGTCTGGGTGGGCACTCAGCCGCGGGCCCGGCTGACCCGCTTCGACCGCGCCACCGGCGAGTTCCACCAGGTGGCGCTGCCGGCCCAGTACGAGACCCACGAGGTCGTCTACGACATGACGCTGGCCCGCGACTACCTGCTGCTGCGGGTCCAGCCGTCCAACGACCTGCTGGTCTACGACACCGTGACCGGCGAGTTCGTGAACATCGTGCCGGGCATCTCCGGCCGCGCCATCTCACCACCGGATCCGGCCGGCAAGTACGTCTATTTCCGCATCGCCTCGCAGGGTGTCGTCGCCTACGACCTGGACACCCACACCTACGCGCGGGTCGGTTGGGGTCCGAACGCCTTCCCCGGCACCTGGGCGTGGATCGACATGGACGACCCGGACTTCCCGGGCCTGTCGCTGTCCATGACGTACTACTACGGGCGCATCTACGTCTGGAACCCCGAGACGAAGAAGTCCGCCTACATCGGCGAGGCCGACCTCGAAGGCGCGCCGAACCCCATCACCGCGCTCGGCAGCGGCCCGGACGGTGCCGTCTACGTCGGTGCCTTCCTGTCCCCGCCGGGGATGGCCCGGTTCGATCCCACCAACGAGACCACCACGCTGCTGGCCGGTGCCGGCCAGATCGAGGGCTTCGGAAGCTACGGCGACCACTTGGTCTATGGCCGGTACCCGAACGCCGGACTGCTGGACTTCGACACCACCCGGCCGTGGAGCATGGGCACCAACCCCGGCCCGGCGGCCGTCATCGACGACGAGCAGGACCGCCCGCAGGCGTTCGTCCAGGTCGGCGACAGGATGGCGGTCGGTAGTGTGCCGAAGTCGGGTCGGCTGGGCGGAGCGCTCAGCCTGTGGGACCCGGCCACCGGTGAGGTCGTGACGCATCGCGATGTGGTGCCGGACCAGAGCGTCGTGTCACTGGCCGAGCGGGACGGGCTGCTGTACGGCGGCACCTCGGTGAACGGCGGCTACGGCATCGACCCGGTCGCCACCGAGGCCGAGCTGTTCGTGGCCGACCCGGACACCGGCGACGTGCTGGAGCGGCTGGTGCCGGTGCCCGGCGGGAAGGCCGTCAACGGCCTGACCTTCGACGCCGACGGCCTGCTGTGGGGCGTCTCGGACGGCACCCTGTTCACCTACGACCCGGCGACGAGCACCGTCACCCGCGCCGAGCAACTCTTCCCGCGCCGCACCAACATGTACGGGCACGACCGCCACCTGCTCTTCCACGAGGACGGCCACCTCTACGTGACCAGTTCCGGCAGCCTCTGGCGGGTTGACCCGCGGACCTGGGCGGTCACCGAGCTGGCGTCGTCGGGCGTCGGGTCGCTGGCCCAGGACGGCGACGGCGACCTGTACTACGCGCGCGGCGCGGCACTGTACCGGTGGAACTTCGCCCTGCGGCCGGAACCGGTGTGCGATGTGACGGTGACGGGTCCGCATGCCGGCCCGCTGACCGTCGAGGCCGGCACGACCTGCCTGGACGGCGCCACGGTGTCCGGTCCGGTGCAGGTGAGCCCAGGTGCGGTGCTGGTGGCGTCGGACTCCGCCGTGACCGGCCCGCTGCGCTCGGTCGGCGCCGGCGGGGTGAGTCTCGACGGCGTGACCGTGACCGGCCCGCTGTCGGTGACCGGCAGCGTCGGCGAGGTGTCGATCACTGACTCCACGATCGACGGCCCGGTCGGACTGCGCGACAACACCGGCGGCACCCGCTTCGCCGGCAACACCGTCACCGGACCGCTGGCGTGCCACGGCAACGACCCGGCCCCTGTCATCGAGCAGCCCAACGACGTCGACGGCCCGGTCATGGGGCAGTGCCGGATGTCCTGACGAACCACGACCGCCGTCTGGATACGCTGCATCGGTGGCGAACTCTCGAGACGTGACGGAGCTGACCGGGCGGCTGCGGTGGTCGCTGGTGGCCGCAGCCGCCACCCCGATGCGGCCCGACGGGCGCACCGATCCGGACGTCTGCGAGGCATATTTCCGGCACCTCGTCGGCTCCGGCGCGAGCGCGCTCGCGATCGGAGCGCACACCGGCCGCGGCGCCCGGTTGGACGTCTCCACCAAAGCGGAGCTCGTCCGCCGGGCGGCCGCGATCGGGGTGCCGGTGGTGGCGGGCGTCGGCGGCAGTGTCGACGGCCCCGACGCCGACCTGGAGTGGGCCGGCGCCGCCGCGGCCGCTGGCGCCGACACGCTGCTCGTATCCCCGCCCATCGACCTCGACGCCGACGCCGTCGTCGCGCACTACGACCAGCTGTGGGAGGCCAGCGACCTGCCACTGATCGCGTTCGACCTGTATTCGCAGCCCTTCACCCCGGCGCTGCTGGACCGGCTGCTGGACCACCCCGGCGTGGCGGCGTTCAAGCCCGCCCGGCTGTTCGACGCCGTCGCCTGCCAAGAGGGCATCGCCGCCGCCCGCGCCCGCGGCCGGCTGGTGCTCACCGGCGAGGACCGCATGTTCGGCCCGTCGCTCATGTGGGGTGCCGAGGGGGCCTTGGTGGGGCTCGCGGCTGCCGCGGCGCAGGTGTCCGCGGCGGCGGTCGAGACGTTCGCATCGGCCGTGCACACGTCGGCCCGGGATGCCGCCGCGCGCTTCCTGGAGGTGTCGGCCGTCGTGGACGAGCTGGCCCGGGTGACCTTCCGGCCACCGTACGACGGATACGTGCAGCGGATGCTGTGGCTGGCGGTCGACGAAGGTGCGGTGCCCGAGGAGTTCGCCATCGACCCCTACCGTCCCGCTGAACTCGAGGACGCCGAGCGGGACGAGGTCGTCCGCGTCGTGCGGCAGTGCCGCGACCAGGTGCGCCGGTGACCGTGTTGTCACGGTGAACGCGTAGGGTCGCTCGCATGGAGCAGGAGGGTCTCTTCGGCGGCGCGGCGCCGGTAGTGCCGGCCGGCTCGTTGTCCGGTGCGGACGACGACGTCGCGGGCAAGCCGCTGGCGGTACGGATGCGTCCGCGCACCCTCGACGAGATCGTCGGGCAGCAGCAGTTGCTCGGCGCCGGCACTCCGCTGCGCCGGCTGGTCGAGCAGGACCAGCCGATGTCGCTGGTGCTGTGGGGGCCGCCGGGCACCGGCAAGACCACGCTGGCCTATGTGGTCAGCCGGGCCACCAAGCGGCGGTTCGTGGAACTGTCGGCGGTCACCGCCGGGGTGAAGGACGTGCGTTCGGTCATCGACGGCGCCCGCCGCGAGCTGGTGCGTTCCGGCACCGGGACGGTGCTGTTCGTCGACGAGGTGCACCGCTTCTCCAAGACGCAGCAGGACGCCCTGCTGCCGGGGGTCGAGAACCGCTGGGTGTCGCTGGTGGCGGCCACCACCGAGAACCCGCACTTCGCGCTGATCAACCCGTTGCTGTCGCGGTCGCTGCTGCTGACGCTCGAACCGTTGGACGACGACGCCATCCGCGAGGTGATGCGCCGCGCGCTCACCGAGGAACGCGGACTGGGCGGTGCGGTCACCATCGACGACGACGCCCACGACCACCTGCTGCGGCTGGCCGGTGGCGATGCCCGCCGGGCGCTGACGTACCTGGAAGCCGCGGCCGGTGGCGCCGAGGACGGCACCATCACGCTGGAGGTGGCCGAGCGGGCGGTCGACCGGGCCGCGGTCCGCTACGACCGCGACGGTGACCAGCACTACGACGTCACCAGCGCGATGATCAAATCCATCCGGGGCAGCGACGTCGATGCCGGGCTGCACTACCTGGCCCGGATGGCCGAGGCGGGGGAGGACCCGCGGTTCCTGGCGCGCCGGCTGGTCATCCTGGCCAGCGAGGACATCGGCATGGCCGACCCGACGGCGCTGCAGACCGCCGTGGCGGGCGCGCAGGCGGTGCAGCTGATCGGCTGGCCGGAGGCGCAGATCACGCTGGCGCAGGTGGTGATCGCGCTGGCCCTGGCCCCGAAGTCGAACAGCGTGGTGCGGGCCATCGGCGCGGCCGTCGCCGATGTGCGGGCGGGGCTGTCCGGCGCGGTGCCGCCACACCTGCGCGACGCGCACTACTCGGGGTCGAAGAAGCTCGGTCACGGCACCACGTACGCCTACGCCCACGACGACCCGCGTGGCGTGGTCCGCCAGCAGTACGCACCCGACTCCGTCCAGGACAAGCAGTACTACGAGCCGGGCACCCGCGGCGCGGAACGTGACTACGCCGAGCGCTACACGCGGCTGCGGCAGATCGTCCGCGGGGAGTGAGCGCGCCTCACCCGTCGAGCCGGGCGGTGATGGCATCGAGCAGCACGATCGGCGCGAGCAAGGCGTTGTCGGCCACGGGTGAGACCCCGTCCTCGACCGCCCGCAGGAACCGGTCGAGCACCGGGGCGTTGTAGTCCGGGCCG
It encodes:
- a CDS encoding DegT/DnrJ/EryC1/StrS family aminotransferase; translation: MDVLAIDGGNPIRPADRPLPSATDPAGRTFGPEEEAAAVRVLRSGMLSGVWGSEVPALTTQFAQLVGSPHAVACSSGTAALHLAVAAVDPDPGDEIILPPISDMGTVAPVIAQNAVPVFADVDPATGNIDPSSVAALIGPRTRAVIAVHLFGKPAAVERLRAITDRAGITLIEDCAQAYLAPVRPGEPDGPLVGTVGQLGCFSLQQYKHVTTGDGGLVTTADPELAARMRRFADKGWPRETGERAYLSFALNYRMTELVAAVAREQLRKLPGVVERRRVTAAEATKRLAGLTGLGLPADIGDHVYWYYPLLVEGLDEAGLARYAAALSAEGVPAVGGYLARPLYAEPVLREARTYGTSGYPLRDRAGYPDGLCPVAEDLVYRRLVVVPWNENYTAADVDDIAAAIAKVHAAVAP
- a CDS encoding amidohydrolase family protein, encoding MNGELLDCDLLIGRDIRTAVRVTAGELAATLAGTRISGGVAGSLRALLFDAPSGNDEAAAAAADHGWWPAAGVDLRDPLTALAEVERAAAAGVRAIRLAPARQEVPPTVPGLRAVVAAAVAHGLLVLAEGDLRLVGPALRGLGARVVFLDAHFYHLGDFILLAREEPGFHASTRLLGNPDGWELVAGSVGAERLVFGSRPGWFEAGAVLARLDTARLSPSELDLVTGQNLRRLLEGAS
- a CDS encoding amidohydrolase family protein, whose protein sequence is MIVDVHGHWGPWFFSSDVGDAAENLRVMDTYGIDVQLVSAVEAVVYDPSSGNEALIPVLRAQPRLRGLFVVDPRDLDLAARQLAELLPTGLFVGAKIHTHYAGTPGGAPGMAAALELLATHDLPALVHTWGEEVVGLADVVAAVEGARVVAAHLGGPAWPLVPEAAERTDRLWFEPCWSTPAAGRVRWVLDRIGAHRLMFGSDATLIDPSVTLAAVQAAELTPAEEELVMWRNAVDVFRLPPPK
- the thyX gene encoding FAD-dependent thymidylate synthase, with the translated sequence MRTVEPEVHLIARPDFDYDEVARYLADVGGENWLERVDRGELDDAQNLAEFAGRICYRSWEPGLNPNVSRIRSDQTQYLQNILSSAHGSVLEHVNFSFVLHNVSRVATHELVRHRAGVAVSQESLRFVRLDDLPFWFPEWAREDDELMKRATALLDQMEQFQLWMAEHFGLDEEGVKFSEKKAKTSFMRRFAPEGVATGLVWTANVRTLRHVIENRTAPGAEEEIRLLLGKVGDIMVKEAPALFGDYTVEEGVWTPGWRKV
- a CDS encoding NAD-dependent epimerase/dehydratase family protein — its product is MNVLVIGGSGMVGSHTVPHLAGSHRVRVLDRRPVSADGVEWLEGDARSADDVARGVDGVDGVVHMAAVVPRAEQYDPATVHAAYEVNVASLHLAMSLAAAAGVRAFVHISTMSVFRRYGTDVIDPLAATPDAVQPYGLTKRLGEQVVRALAPELGITACSLRLIYPTPDADWPLWRAPEGTPPRPMTMRDGRTPIATLATSDLAGAIDCALAYTGPYRAFTATADVAGTSVVPDDTQHVLGWKPARVLAPE
- a CDS encoding PQQ-binding-like beta-propeller repeat protein; this encodes MRTLLSGSAVAVLAVVATAGAAAAPAAEPAESAGPASAADGTLSGDVTSLGTPLQDVLLIGGTVAPGPGGEPAALWSASSGVPAHLNAVDPATGTAIGRFDLPGAGGSWAVDAGPDGEVYVGTYGDAGLYRWTAANGVEALGNPVAGETFVWDVSVAPDGRVYGGTSPGGKLFGFDPATGAFRDYGRLSDTHSYVRSVAVHGDSVFAGTENPGAVFQVDRATGATVALPPPDGIDLSTAWAYDVDVVGDHLYVRFGSASPSPLFVWDITAGTWVDRIDAAHGLEPSPADDEGRVHLIAGGELVRYDPRDGSVAATGMPVTGRVANTRGIGWAELGLPDYPGRSIVGLLWRGLMFRYNPATGAHSFVQTTIEGEPIDITALSEGPDGRIYAGGFLNGGFAAIDPDTGEREEFHTFSQSEAMTQHAGRLYIGAYPEARVYAYDPALPWHSPEYSPSPDPGVADNPRRLFDFAADRQIRPRALASAGNHLAVGTMPDLGELGGVFALYDAGTGELVHAERNLVTDESIVALTYRDGVVYGSTSIYGGQSATPPTQPEATVFAWSVADRELLWELPAAPGKPSIGALTFDADGRLWGISGDQLFAIDVATAQVVERVSLGSSTSSSGDLVFNPVDGHLYATPGNRRLVGIDPATLASTILHTGTVSHLAAHSSGDVYLSSGHELLRYTPRCTTTVTGTHRGALVAGSGTLCLTDARVLGSVTVGAGAGLRVSGGSVTGSITVRGASPVEIVGTTIRGSVTIDDSPAPAPVVSGTTITGSLSCSGNAEPPTDDGVANEVRGSRTGQCATL